The nucleotide window taatgataaattgaaattggGCAACTGCTTAATTACACAACTGCGTTTAATATAGATAACACTGTAGCGCAGAATActgatgaattattaattagagtAGTACAATATGATtaattcattataatatatatttcatattttatgaaattttgcgAAATTTTATAGAGTTAACGGACACAATTCTCGCTGCGCAagctttcattttcttcgcgGCTGGTTTCGAAACGTCTTCGACTACAATATCGCACGCACTTTACGAAATGGCCCTGAACCCTGATATACAAGATAAACTTAGGAAAGAAATCATAGAATTCTATGTCAAAACTAATGGAAACCTGAAATACGAACAAatcaaagaaatgaaatacttGGACAAAATACTCAAGGGTACGTTGttgttaaacattttattaataatttaactgcGAATGTTCATGCATTTAACCCCCAATTAGCGAGTGAAGTCagttactaaatattaaaattatgccataaaaattgtagaaataaaaatatctatccACGTATTAAAATTACGCGTATCTGCCTTTGTTAAACAGAAACGCTTAGAAAGTATTCAGCAGCAGCGCACCTAAGGCGACGATGCAATGCTGATTATACCTTTAGTGGTACAAAGGTAACGATTCCTAAGGGTACCGAAGTACTTATTCCCGTGTATGCGATTCAAAGGGATTCCAATATCTATCCGGATCCTGAGAAATTTGATCCAGAAAGATTTAACGAAGACGCAGTAGCTGCGAGACATCTGATGTGCTATTTACCGTTTGGCGATGGACCAAGAAATTGCATTGGTAAAGCAAGGAGAgatattgaattaaataattgttcttaATTTGTTCTGTGTACATGtaacgaatttaattattgtttcagGAGCACGTTTTGCGATTTATCAAACTAAAATTGgactgataaaaatattacacaagTTCAAAGTTGATGTTTGCGAAAAGACAATAACTACTTATGTACATGATCCGAATTCCTTTATATTGTTTCCCAATGGCGGAATTCACTTGAAATTaagcaaagtagaaaattgaattaattactTGAACGGTACCTATTCATAGATTTTAACTAAACATAacgtaacatattttttatttgtcgcttcaagattttatattttgtactttttgactattctataataaaagaaattataaaaatgtattaagcTTTCGACCACTTCTAACCCTTTATCTAtgaagaaattgataaaaatactgtttatTATTGTTCTAATTATTGCTATCGtatttgtaaatatgaaataatattttttaataaattcaaataattactataatttGTAGTAAACGTGCTTCTACAAACTTATTATCTATAACGGATCTATTTCAACaatgtaatgaaatattagaaaaatgttttctcCAAAAATCTGGCGAATCTGACGAATCCATACATATTGTATTACTAGAATCACGTTATAGTACTAGAGAAATTAATGGGAATAGAAAGACTAGATATTTCCAACTATGGAAATGTTTTTTTCCTTGAGAGAATGacattttctttttgcatGATATGCACTTAAATAAACGCTATGGAATCCGGGTTTAGTAGGAAAAATGTCGACATCCTGGAGTCTAATCTACTAACGGATTTTGTAACGCTACTGTAGACCGCAGTTTAactattattcaaaataaatatctgaATTACCATTCTTTGCTCTATAGTTGCTTCTTGCTATGTATTCTAGTCATTTTTTATTCCCTTGCAATAGTATTTTGATAATGGGTAGGTATCCAATACTGACGGCGACACCTACAGAGCTGCGCATCACTCTGCATCGATCAATCCCTCGGTTAAATTCACTACTCTGGCGATAATATTCTTGCTAGACAGTTAGTCGGTAGAACCGTGCAAGCGAGTATAGCCGCAGACAAAGTAGATACATATTACGTTCCATTAATTGACTTATCTTTCCCGTATTAAAtactatacaaataaaatGCCGATCTGCTAGCTACATGTGACCTGTGTGATTGTTTTATTAGTCATTAACGTTGCATTTATGCAACTCATTTTGATTGCGCATTCCCTTGTTTTATCGAATCATGCTCACTCCATTCTACTGAGAAGATTCCACTACAGTAGTGCCTCTGAGATAGTGTCAAACAGTGAATTTCTACGTTGTGTCAAGCGTCGTAAGCATTTTGTTTATCGTGCGTTACATACAACCATTttgttatacaatatatacaaaataatagtataatatatataatgaatcaCAATTATTAACTCTTCCGTGTTCCTGCTGTGTTTCTTTTCGACCTTGATGCACAACTTCAAGCTGCTAATGATCGAGTAGTATGAGTTTGTCTACAAACGTATTTGATACGCATGAtgtaataatgatatatatatatgtccatcgttgttttttaattttgcacgagatttttattttccttcttatttGGCAAATCGACAAAACTCCAATATCGTGTactaaagatatttaaaaaagagatAATTTAATGGATTGTTAAAATTGTGTACTTagcttttaattataataaatacatcacatacaaattttgttaacTAATGTACGAAAAACAAACGACAATTTTAAACAAGGaacatcaattaaaaaattcgtgaTATTATTTTCCTCGTTTCAAATAGGTTTTGATTCTATCGATACATGTCGCGACAGACATACACTTGCTCTACATCCGGACAGATTATTATaaacgataattatttaatacttaaatTCGTTACGTTACACGTcgaaactaaaaataatttaatcttacTCTTTTCGTTCAATcatgtttaaatttaattgagaATTGATTTTTACCCCAAAATACCGGCAAATACATTGCtaacatataatttttacgagTTTGAATTTACTATGAAAATATAAGTAGTAACGATATCTTGCAGAGAATTTACTTCTATGAATCATCATTTGTCCATCAGATTAGAAGCAACGAGTAGCGCAATGGCAACCTACTTCGAAATTATTTGCGGAATTATCGCGCTGCTTTTAGCGTTCTACTACTACCTTACCTCGACTTTCGATTTTTGGAAAGTCCGAGGAGTACCTGGACCAAAGCCTGTACCAATGTTCGGTAACATCAAAGATGTAATGTTTCTAAGGACATCGATGTGTGCGTATTTGAAGAAACTCTGGGAGGAGTACAAAGATGAGCCAATGGTCGgaatatttacaagaaaaacGCCTATACTAATTCTTCAAGATCCGGAGCTCATAAAAGATGTCCTAATAAGAGATTTCTCTATATTTGCTGATCGAGGGATTCCTGTTCACGAAAAGGTAAATGAGCGCTAACCGGTAAGCCGTGAATCTTAACCGTGCCATGGCACACTGCTTCTTTAAACTATTTAATGACACACCGCGGTCTTTTTACTTTTGTCGAATATCGAACCAGTTTCAAAAATGATCATAGGCGGAACCACTATCTCCACATCTCTTCAATTTGGAGTCACAGAGATGGCGTCCATTAAGAACAAGGCTCTCGCCAGTATTTACATCTGGCAAGCTCAAAGAGATGTTTCCTCTGATATTAGAATGTTCGAAACACTTGGAACAGTGCCTCGATAGCCTGGTAGCGAAAGGCGAGCCCATAGAATGTCGCGAATTAACAGCCAAATATACGACGGATGTAATAGGTAGCTGTGCCTTTGGTATAGAAATGAACGCGTTATCCAACGAAGATAGCGAATTTCGTCGAATTGGCAAACAAGTGTTTGCCACTTCCTTTCGGCAAATTTTGAGATTTCGACTTAGACAAATATTTCCTCGCCTTTACAATTTACTCGGTTCCATAATGGCACCACTGGAAATTACTACGTTCCTCACGAAGATAATCGTCGATACGATGAAGTACAGGGATGACAACAACATCGTGAGGCCTGACTTTGTGAATATGCTTATGGAACTTAAGAAACATCCagataaattggaaaatattagtAAGTAccttaaatttttcttattagcaATTTTTAAGCAACTCCTACGATAGCTATCTCCGATAAGCAGTTCACGTTATCCTTTAATCGTCTTGTACAGAGCTTACGGACACTCTATTAACGGCTCAAGCGTTCGTTTTCTTCGTTGCTGGATTTGAGACTTCTTCGTCAGCTATAAGCAATGCCCTTTATGAATTAGCTTTAAACCCCGAGATACAAGAGAAATTGCGGCAAGAAATTAGAGAACACTTTGAGAAAAACGACGGTGAATTGAAATATGatcaaataaaagatttgACATATCTGGATCTAGTATTTCGAGGTGCGTAACTTGCGTTATCCGTTTTTTTACCGTATCTTTGACTCACATTTGTTTAGTAATCataaactaatttttattgCTTCAATCTATTGCAGAAACGTTAAGAAAGTATCCTGCTGGACCGCTTATACTAAGGAAGTCAGTGAGCAGTTATACCTTTAACAACACTAAAGTTTCCATACCGGAAAAGACATTCGTATGGATACCATTATACGCGATTCATCATAACCCTGATATTTATCCAAATCCTGATGCTTTTATTCCTGAAAGATTTAACGATGACGCCGTCGCATCACGAGATTCCATGCACTATTTGCCTTTTGGTGATGGGCCAAGAAATTGTATTGGTACGTGTTTAACTATTTTATCTTATGGTTATCTTTTCTTAATGCTGCAAAGATACtacattaattttaagaaGTACTGCGATATATTCAACGACATACTTAATATATTTCAGGCGCTCGATTTGCAGTTTATCAATCCAAAGTTGGTTTGATAACGATACTTCGCAATCATAAAATTGAAGTTTGCGAGAAAACTATGATTCCGTATGTAATTGATCCAGCTGCTTTCTTATTAGCGCCGAAAGGAGGAATATATCTAAAGTTAATTAAAGTAGAAAGTTAGTACCAaatcttataatattttcgataCGTAATTTCACGATTTTGAACATGGACTCGAACTTTTGATTAGTTTtactttcttaaattattatatatatattaatttaattataaactatcaaagattacaaaaataaaaaattatatgtataataatttaaggGAGTAAAACTAATGTAACAAACAAAAGTTCAAATCCAAGTTCAAAATCGTGAAATACATACgtatctaaataaataaatagatatatatatatcccaTTGTTAAATCGAAGGGACTCTGTATGAGGCGCTATCAaactattaattactaatacaaaaattaatatcttccATGTATCATAGTTccgttatttattacaaattattaaactgAAAAGTACACCGAACTCAAAAGAgcttaattatttgtaaatgatactatatttttgtaataattatatgtaattaataaaaatttaaacagaCGTTAATTAAGTACCGAGTAAATTTTCTAGTTACataaaaacgtaataaaaattgcagcCAATCAAGTCATATATTATTTgctataaaattcataattgtATCTCGCAGTGAtgcaattaatatttgtatatcaaataatactAATTGGCCAGCTAAAAGTTGCTGTACGTGGAGATTCCTCCACCCTCGTTTTACGCATGTACATTCAAGATCTATCATctgaaatatcaatttacaGGTAAGTAGTCCTTTTATCGTGCGTTTGCAAAACGTAACatactataatttatttttaaaataaaattagtggGAATATAACGTGTAATAATACTTACATTTCTGGCTTTTGAAGCATCGATATATCCTCTCCAGAAGATAGGGAGAAGTAGAAACTGTGATTGACCTTTAtcaaaatacgaaatattgtATCAGTATTTTCATATCAATTACatgtattaaaatgaaacaataacCGAATTCTgtcttaaaaattcataatgtaAGATACCGGCATCGAATGAGCGAAagaattcaaataattatctaTTAGAGATACTCGAATGTTCAATAAATTCTTAAACAAACACGTATCAATTAACGAAgctaataataatgtaaaaacggtaataaaataacaatggaatattgtttaattaatagatTAAGTTGTGCATATTACCTGTTACACCGTATAGAAAGCAAAAGTGATACATTTAACCGCTACAACTTTCAACACTTGACTAACGTTTCGTGGCATGGCGTCATCTAACGGATATCCTATTGGTGGTAATTTCTATTGGTTGAGATTGCCTATTGGTGGAGATATTTAACTTGGCGAGCGGGAAACATAGAAAATCGGTCCGCCAAATTCGAATCGACAAATCCTTAGAAAAGCCTGATGCACATTGCATAAAGTTAATACTGAGTTTGAAACATAGATGTCTTAAAAAATAAGGTATCCCTTCTCTAATTTCATTtgtcgaatgaaatttatcaaTGAATATTGAATATAGTATGTATAACCTGACTGTCTTACCATTTTTATGTCATATACGACTTTATCTATTCAATATAGcacaaaattacattaatattgtataccattacctaGTACCTCGTCCGTGGTGTTATTGTGCAATGATAACATACTCTTAGtccaataattaataatcgtttgtagttccataaaataaaatactgttCTCGTTAaatatcaatgaaaaataaagtttcacaTGTACTATTTAGACTTTTGAATTAATTCCCTAAATTTTATCTTCAGAATTATTTAGTATAATCGTACTATTTGTGTCAAACACTTCTTTCGAAACCGTACATTccatattgaaaatattacaataattcataaaaaagaacattcacggatttttttatataaataaatatcatgacCGCGTATCGTTAAcagtatctttttttctaacgAACTCATTCCCGCAGTTAACTTCTCGGTTGTAGAAAAGAGGGACGCTGAATAACCGAATGACCATGAGGTTAGGTTCTATGAATCTGTACCGTCCAGTTGTGTGTCGGAAGAAGGTGCGAGGTGATTAATGCACCATCACCGTGGGAacgttaatttgaaaaagcgATATAAAGCATGGAGAACATCTACTGACGAGTCATTTGACGAGTAGGTGTACGTCACCTACGTCATTCCATcctttcgttaaaataattcatcaggaaattttctataatatcgacactaaatatataataaaatggaatatgaaattaaaggTGTCAGTAATTTTTCACACAGATCAAAACGAAAAAACACTGTAGACGAGGAACTAGAATACTGGATGACTCGGCTACCAGAAGCTTTGAAAAGCCTTCCCATAATACGTTTGGCGATACCCggtaagtttcaaaatattttctcgttttatgAAAGTCTATATTAGAAGCTAgaaaacttatatttatatttcgaagTTGTAAAGAGATCATTTAATCTTATTAGATCCaggagaattaattaatatcaaatttagaatttctttCGACGTACACaaaattttacgtaaaatgaaaatttttgaaTCACATTGTCAGttatatatttcgatatatttaaaaactaatgtttcatacaattatattgacctcaaaattataaaattagtacatgtaatataaattgataacTTCTAATAGGTTCTCATGATACGATGACTTATACCATAAATCGGTACAGTGACGTGGGACCCGACGAGCCAAGATACATCAGAGCTCTTGGTCGTTattgttcgttcgtttcaaaacctgttatttttaattggtcCATTACACAACATGAAAGCATCAAGGATCAGCTCGATGGTGGAATTCGATATCTAGACTTACGCGTAGCGACGAAGCCAACGGATGGGAATATCTATTTTGTTCATGGCTTGTACGGATCGAAAATATATCAGCCGCTCCATGAAATAGCAGAATGGCTGTCTTATCACAATAACGAGATCGTAATCCTagattttcaacatttttattcattctCAGAAATGGATCATCACCATCTCGTTGAGACGATTTTccgaatatttc belongs to Bombus pascuorum chromosome 10, iyBomPasc1.1, whole genome shotgun sequence and includes:
- the LOC132911084 gene encoding cytochrome P450 6a2-like, whose translation is MATYFEIICGIIALLLAFYYYLTSTFDFWKVRGVPGPKPVPMFGNIKDVMFLRTSMCAYLKKLWEEYKDEPMVGIFTRKTPILILQDPELIKDVLIRDFSIFADRGIPVHEKAEPLSPHLFNLESQRWRPLRTRLSPVFTSGKLKEMFPLILECSKHLEQCLDSLVAKGEPIECRELTAKYTTDVIGSCAFGIEMNALSNEDSEFRRIGKQVFATSFRQILRFRLRQIFPRLYNLLGSIMAPLEITTFLTKIIVDTMKYRDDNNIVRPDFVNMLMELKKHPDKLENIKLTDTLLTAQAFVFFVAGFETSSSAISNALYELALNPEIQEKLRQEIREHFEKNDGELKYDQIKDLTYLDLVFRETLRKYPAGPLILRKSVSSYTFNNTKVSIPEKTFVWIPLYAIHHNPDIYPNPDAFIPERFNDDAVASRDSMHYLPFGDGPRNCIGARFAVYQSKVGLITILRNHKIEVCEKTMIPYVIDPAAFLLAPKGGIYLKLIKVES
- the LOC132911097 gene encoding PI-PLC X domain-containing protein 3, coding for MEYEIKGVSNFSHRSKRKNTVDEELEYWMTRLPEALKSLPIIRLAIPGSHDTMTYTINRYSDVGPDEPRYIRALGRYCSFVSKPVIFNWSITQHESIKDQLDGGIRYLDLRVATKPTDGNIYFVHGLYGSKIYQPLHEIAEWLSYHNNEIVILDFQHFYSFSEMDHHHLVETIFRIFQTKLCPVASTFNHITLHWLNVEKYQVIVIYRNEYAQNYKNLWPSGLWRTPWPNTVNVNELINFLDIELKTRPLQIGFVSQCLLTPDIPYVLKHLCGTLQRDLVPSCQKAILPWINKKRPGRGGLNIVIADFISDHNFLFCKTVIDTNKKLYFNIQYSV